The Altererythrobacter sp. CAU 1644 genome has a window encoding:
- a CDS encoding phosphoglycerate kinase → MAGLKTLDDLGDVTGKVALVRVDLNLPMQEGRASDLTRVEAVKPTILELSEKGAKVILLAHFGRPKGQRSSVLSTSMVQGDVERVLDKEIMFIPEVSGPVVVQSLGILRAGDIGLMDNVRFWPGEEANDPEFAKAIAANGDFYVNDAFSAAHRAHATTQGLAHLLPAYAGRAMEKELTALDAALGNPEAPVAAVVGGAKVSTKLDVLKNLVGKVQHLIIGGGMANTFLAAKGVDVGKSLCEHDLTGTATQIMEEADRAGCTVHLPYDVVVAKEFAPNPPSLRTCNVHEVAEDEMILDVGPLAVEALGDVLKTCRTLVWNGPLGAFETEPFDAATVALARTAAALTQEGSLVSVAGGGDTIAALAHAGVTDDVTYISTAGGAFLEWMEGKELPGVAALGA, encoded by the coding sequence ATGGCGGGCTTAAAGACGCTTGACGATCTGGGCGACGTAACGGGAAAGGTTGCGCTCGTCCGGGTCGATCTCAACCTCCCGATGCAGGAAGGGCGCGCGAGCGACCTGACCCGCGTCGAGGCGGTGAAGCCCACCATTCTCGAACTGAGCGAGAAGGGTGCGAAGGTGATCCTGCTCGCTCATTTCGGACGGCCCAAGGGCCAGCGCAGCTCGGTGCTTTCGACCAGCATGGTGCAGGGCGATGTCGAGCGTGTGCTCGACAAGGAAATCATGTTCATTCCCGAGGTTTCGGGACCTGTCGTCGTGCAATCGCTCGGCATCCTGCGAGCGGGCGACATCGGGCTGATGGACAATGTCCGCTTCTGGCCCGGTGAGGAAGCCAACGATCCCGAGTTTGCCAAGGCGATCGCGGCGAATGGCGATTTCTACGTCAACGATGCCTTCTCCGCTGCGCACCGCGCGCATGCGACGACCCAAGGGCTGGCGCATCTGTTGCCGGCCTATGCGGGCCGCGCGATGGAAAAGGAGCTGACGGCGCTCGATGCCGCGCTCGGCAATCCCGAAGCGCCGGTTGCCGCCGTGGTAGGCGGGGCCAAGGTTTCGACCAAGCTCGACGTGCTCAAGAACCTCGTCGGCAAGGTGCAGCACCTCATCATCGGCGGCGGAATGGCCAATACCTTCCTCGCCGCCAAGGGCGTCGACGTCGGCAAGTCGCTGTGCGAACACGACCTGACCGGCACCGCGACCCAGATCATGGAGGAAGCCGACCGCGCGGGCTGCACCGTCCATCTGCCGTATGACGTTGTGGTGGCGAAGGAATTCGCGCCCAATCCCCCGTCGCTGCGCACCTGCAACGTCCACGAAGTCGCCGAGGACGAGATGATCCTCGATGTCGGCCCGCTCGCGGTCGAGGCCCTGGGCGATGTGCTCAAGACCTGTCGCACGCTGGTGTGGAACGGGCCGCTGGGCGCGTTCGAGACCGAGCCGTTCGATGCGGCTACCGTGGCACTCGCCCGGACCGCTGCTGCGCTGACGCAGGAAGGTTCGCTGGTTTCGGTCGCCGGTGGTGGCGATACGATTGCGGCCCTCGCGCATGCCGGCGTAACCGACGATGTGACCTATATTTCAACCGCTGGCGGAGCCTTCCTCGAATGGATGGAAGGCAAGGAACTCCCGGGCGTGGCTGCGCTGGGCGCCTGA
- a CDS encoding nuclear transport factor 2 family protein — translation MSNIAAEIETLEHRFMRAWMRREAGEIRKLAARDFMLIVASEPAQLLDRPSFVEAMAGPLSCTGFRFHEVCVRKHGRAAWFTARAELELRIDRRDWTGNFWVSDLWLKGRVKRGWKMVERSLARTDGDEQLPGSLRQLQLWH, via the coding sequence ATGAGCAACATTGCGGCAGAGATCGAGACTCTCGAGCATCGCTTCATGCGCGCATGGATGCGACGTGAGGCAGGCGAAATCCGCAAGCTGGCAGCGCGTGACTTCATGCTGATTGTCGCTTCGGAACCGGCCCAGTTGCTCGATCGCCCCAGCTTCGTCGAAGCCATGGCGGGGCCTCTCTCCTGCACTGGTTTCAGGTTTCACGAAGTCTGCGTGCGCAAGCATGGCCGTGCGGCGTGGTTCACCGCGCGCGCGGAGCTGGAACTGCGGATCGATCGCCGCGACTGGACCGGCAATTTCTGGGTCAGCGATCTATGGCTGAAGGGCCGCGTCAAGCGCGGCTGGAAAATGGTCGAGCGCAGCCTCGCACGGACCGATGGCGATGAGCAACTGCCTGGCTCGCTCCGCCAGCTTCAGCTCTGGCACTGA
- a CDS encoding flavodoxin family protein has protein sequence MLDATQERLCDENTTDFGDLKALFINCTLKYSPEPSHTDTLMDMAEAIMTRNGVSVERIRATDYDLAYGVYPDMTEHGAKRDDWPQVWPKVEAADIVVLGTPIWLGEKSSVCQLIIEKLYAHSGQTNAKGQYIFYGKVGGCLVTGNEDGIKHVAMGTLYAMQHVGFTIPPQADAGWIGEAGPGASYGDELDDGTRAGFDNDFTRRNTTFMTWNLMHYARMLKDAGGVPAHGNSRELWNEGCRFDAPNPEYR, from the coding sequence ATGCTGGACGCGACGCAAGAACGACTGTGCGATGAGAACACAACCGATTTCGGCGACCTCAAGGCGCTCTTCATCAACTGTACGCTCAAATACTCGCCTGAGCCCTCGCATACCGACACGCTGATGGACATGGCCGAGGCGATTATGACCCGGAACGGCGTGAGCGTGGAGCGCATTCGCGCCACCGACTACGACCTTGCCTATGGCGTCTACCCTGACATGACCGAGCACGGCGCCAAGCGCGACGATTGGCCGCAGGTCTGGCCCAAGGTCGAGGCCGCCGATATCGTCGTTCTCGGAACGCCGATCTGGCTGGGCGAGAAGAGCTCGGTCTGCCAGCTCATCATCGAGAAACTCTATGCCCACTCGGGCCAGACCAATGCCAAGGGCCAGTACATCTTCTACGGCAAGGTCGGCGGATGCCTCGTCACTGGGAACGAGGACGGGATCAAGCACGTCGCCATGGGCACGCTCTATGCCATGCAGCATGTCGGCTTCACCATCCCGCCGCAGGCCGATGCCGGCTGGATCGGCGAGGCCGGACCCGGCGCCTCCTATGGCGACGAGCTGGATGATGGCACGCGGGCGGGGTTCGACAATGACTTTACCCGCCGCAACACCACATTCATGACCTGGAACCTGATGCACTATGCCCGCATGCTGAAGGACGCCGGAGGTGTCCCGGCGCATGGCAATTCGCGCGAGCTGTGGAACGAGGGCTGTCGCTTCGACGCGCCCAACCCGGAGTATCGTTGA
- a CDS encoding fructose bisphosphate aldolase codes for MNFEEMKAKIATGEGFIAALDQSGGSTPKALRGYGVSDDEWSGDDEMFARIHEMRSRVITSPCFGGGKVIGAILFEKTMDGMVDGMTTADALKARGVVPFIKVDQGLADEDSGAQMMKPLDKLPALLEKSVAAGMFGTKMRSVIKSANATGIANVVEQQFAVGNQIADAGLVPILEPEYDITAADRGEGEEVLLAEIMKGLDALPEGRQVMLKLAIPVAAGLYNPAIAHPNVLRVVALSGGYSTDEACAHLARNPGMIASFSRGLLQDLRKDLSDEEFDGALGRAIDQIAAASVAG; via the coding sequence ATGAATTTCGAAGAGATGAAGGCCAAGATCGCAACCGGCGAAGGTTTTATCGCGGCACTCGACCAGTCGGGCGGATCGACCCCCAAGGCGCTGCGCGGCTATGGCGTGTCAGACGACGAATGGAGCGGTGATGACGAGATGTTCGCCCGCATCCACGAAATGCGCAGCCGGGTCATCACTTCGCCCTGCTTCGGCGGCGGCAAGGTCATCGGCGCCATCCTCTTCGAAAAGACCATGGACGGCATGGTTGACGGCATGACCACCGCCGACGCGCTGAAGGCGCGCGGGGTGGTGCCTTTCATCAAGGTCGACCAGGGTCTCGCCGACGAGGACAGCGGCGCGCAGATGATGAAGCCGCTCGACAAGCTGCCCGCGCTGCTCGAGAAATCGGTTGCCGCCGGAATGTTCGGCACCAAGATGCGCTCGGTCATCAAGTCAGCCAACGCCACCGGCATCGCCAATGTAGTCGAACAGCAGTTCGCAGTGGGCAACCAGATCGCCGACGCCGGCCTCGTGCCGATCCTCGAACCGGAGTACGACATTACCGCTGCCGACCGCGGCGAAGGTGAAGAGGTGCTCCTGGCCGAGATCATGAAGGGCCTCGATGCGCTTCCCGAAGGGCGCCAGGTCATGCTCAAGCTGGCGATCCCGGTGGCTGCGGGGCTCTACAACCCGGCGATCGCGCATCCCAATGTGCTGCGGGTGGTGGCGCTATCGGGCGGCTATTCGACCGACGAGGCGTGCGCGCACCTCGCCCGGAATCCCGGCATGATCGCGAGCTTCAGCCGCGGCCTGCTGCAGGATTTGCGCAAGGATCTGTCGGACGAGGAATTCGACGGTGCGCTGGGCAGGGCGATCGACCAGATCGCGGCGGCCTCGGTCGCGGGCTGA
- the thiE gene encoding thiamine phosphate synthase — protein sequence MNDQMHATQLYLISPLEVGGDFPQRLERALAAGAGIVTAFQFRVKGVDQHEAARLAEPLQAICAAHDVAFIVNDSIALAKRLKADGVHLGQGDSDPKDARAELGREAQIGVTCHASKHLAMEAGEAGADYVAFGAFFASETKASEHRPAPDILEWWSTLFEIPCVAIGGITPENCDPLIAAGADFLAVSGGVWNGDEVSAINAFSDKIAAA from the coding sequence ATGAACGACCAGATGCATGCTACGCAACTCTACCTGATTTCGCCGCTCGAGGTTGGCGGGGATTTCCCGCAACGGCTCGAGCGCGCATTGGCGGCGGGTGCGGGCATTGTCACCGCGTTCCAGTTTCGCGTGAAGGGCGTCGACCAGCACGAGGCAGCGCGATTGGCCGAGCCCCTGCAGGCGATCTGTGCCGCGCACGACGTCGCCTTTATCGTCAATGACAGCATTGCCCTGGCGAAGCGACTCAAGGCCGATGGGGTCCATCTGGGGCAGGGCGACAGTGATCCCAAGGATGCGCGGGCGGAGCTGGGCCGCGAGGCGCAGATCGGCGTCACCTGCCATGCGTCGAAGCACCTCGCGATGGAGGCGGGCGAAGCGGGGGCGGATTATGTCGCCTTTGGCGCGTTCTTCGCTTCCGAGACGAAGGCGAGCGAACATCGCCCCGCGCCGGACATCCTCGAATGGTGGAGCACGCTTTTCGAGATCCCGTGCGTAGCGATTGGTGGCATCACGCCGGAGAATTGCGATCCACTGATCGCGGCCGGAGCGGACTTCCTCGCGGTGTCGGGGGGCGTCTGGAACGGCGACGAAGTGTCGGCAATCAATGCTTTTTCGGATAAAATCGCCGCCGCGTGA
- a CDS encoding L,D-transpeptidase family protein, with translation MRHLLASAALLALVACGSPDSTGDSAATEADRMVNATTQNLADSMASDDDGERVDPALDIADSEERPIMQLQVVLDRRGFGPGVIDGKMGMSTENALKGFQEANGLEVTGKHDEATKQALAQWDGIPATRVVRIPDDWNELTFEEIPEEPAEQAKMKQLGYISLDEKLAERFHTTVEVLRQLNPDNQPAGAEKGKGPNPQPSPTPDIARPDGEEPSYFQAGQLIRVPNIGADKIAKGTVEQDDWRATLTSLGVGSDQPEVDRIVVSKAAKTLKAYQGDKLVALFTVSSGSSEFPLPLGEWKILGEAYNPPYAYDPEVLGKDQADGETHQLPPGPNSPVGVVWIDLSKEHYGIHGTPDPETIGRAQSSGCVRLTNWDAARLAGMVSQSTQVIFEA, from the coding sequence ATGCGTCACCTACTTGCCTCTGCAGCCTTGCTTGCCCTCGTTGCCTGCGGCTCTCCCGATTCAACCGGCGATAGCGCGGCTACCGAAGCCGACCGCATGGTAAACGCCACGACCCAGAACCTCGCGGATTCGATGGCGTCGGATGACGATGGCGAGAGGGTCGATCCCGCCCTTGATATTGCCGACAGCGAGGAACGCCCGATCATGCAGCTGCAGGTCGTGCTCGACCGGCGCGGCTTCGGGCCGGGCGTGATCGACGGCAAGATGGGCATGAGCACAGAAAACGCGCTCAAGGGCTTCCAGGAAGCCAACGGCCTTGAGGTTACTGGAAAGCATGACGAGGCGACCAAACAGGCGCTGGCCCAATGGGACGGCATCCCCGCCACCCGCGTCGTGCGCATTCCCGACGATTGGAACGAGCTGACGTTCGAGGAGATTCCCGAGGAGCCCGCCGAACAGGCCAAGATGAAGCAGCTCGGCTACATCTCGCTCGACGAAAAGCTCGCCGAGCGCTTTCACACGACGGTCGAGGTTCTCAGGCAGCTCAATCCCGATAACCAGCCCGCCGGTGCCGAGAAAGGCAAGGGGCCCAATCCCCAGCCGAGCCCGACGCCCGATATCGCCCGGCCAGACGGTGAAGAGCCAAGCTATTTTCAGGCCGGCCAGTTGATTCGCGTGCCCAATATCGGCGCTGACAAGATTGCCAAGGGAACGGTGGAGCAGGACGATTGGCGCGCCACGCTCACATCGCTGGGCGTCGGCAGCGACCAGCCCGAGGTTGACCGCATCGTCGTCAGCAAGGCGGCAAAGACGCTCAAGGCCTATCAGGGCGACAAGCTGGTGGCGCTGTTCACCGTCAGCTCGGGTTCGAGCGAATTCCCGCTACCGCTGGGCGAATGGAAGATCCTCGGCGAAGCCTATAATCCGCCTTACGCCTATGATCCCGAGGTTCTGGGCAAGGACCAGGCGGATGGCGAAACACACCAGCTGCCGCCCGGGCCGAACTCGCCTGTCGGCGTGGTGTGGATCGATCTCAGCAAGGAGCATTACGGCATCCACGGGACGCCCGACCCCGAAACGATCGGTCGCGCCCAGAGCAGCGGTTGCGTGCGACTGACGAACTGGGATGCAGCACGCCTTGCTGGAATGGTCTCGCAATCGACACAGGTGATTTTCGAAGCTTGA
- a CDS encoding M23 family metallopeptidase has product MGIIDRILTIVITATLTSAVWIVAGGSLIELASDKKGEDSMRPAEAAPSPSPTDGTADVPPNGDGSETVLADALHTDGSTTGESGDAGLRVPVLNVRASDLTDTFMDERGGGGRLHEAIDIMAPEGTSVVAAAPGTVEKLFVSEAGGNTIYIRSQDRRTIHYYAHLAEYAEGLKEGQRVRRGQRLGTVGSTGNASPEAPHLHFAILRTTADAEWWEPANALNPYLLLTK; this is encoded by the coding sequence ATGGGAATTATCGACCGCATCCTCACCATCGTCATCACCGCCACGCTCACTTCCGCAGTCTGGATCGTGGCCGGTGGCAGCCTGATCGAATTGGCCAGCGACAAGAAGGGCGAGGATTCGATGCGGCCGGCCGAAGCGGCCCCGAGCCCGTCACCCACCGACGGTACCGCAGACGTGCCGCCCAACGGAGATGGCTCGGAGACCGTCCTCGCCGATGCGCTCCACACCGACGGGAGCACGACAGGGGAATCGGGTGATGCGGGGCTTAGGGTGCCCGTGCTCAACGTGCGAGCGTCCGACCTCACCGATACCTTCATGGACGAACGCGGCGGGGGAGGGCGTTTGCACGAAGCGATCGACATCATGGCGCCCGAGGGGACCAGCGTCGTCGCGGCGGCTCCCGGCACGGTCGAAAAGCTGTTCGTCTCCGAGGCCGGTGGGAACACGATCTATATTCGTTCGCAGGACCGGCGGACGATCCACTATTACGCCCATCTCGCCGAATATGCCGAAGGCCTGAAGGAAGGGCAGAGGGTTCGCCGTGGCCAGCGGCTCGGGACGGTCGGGAGCACCGGCAATGCTTCGCCGGAAGCTCCGCACCTGCACTTTGCCATCTTGCGCACGACCGCCGATGCCGAATGGTGGGAGCCCGCGAACGCGCTCAATCCCTACCTGCTGCTGACGAAATAG
- a CDS encoding elongation factor P has product MLKTMPHGRYECALPGDATGAAWLPVPEVSFKLSSASRYSSDQGIGTYIMKGKDFTFTRGPLRGTRYRRTGDNELQIVEADGSLGRMICVRQSRGG; this is encoded by the coding sequence ATGCTTAAGACGATGCCGCATGGCCGCTACGAATGCGCGCTGCCGGGGGACGCCACGGGCGCCGCCTGGCTACCGGTCCCCGAAGTCAGCTTCAAGCTGAGCAGCGCCTCGCGCTACAGCTCAGACCAGGGCATTGGGACCTATATCATGAAGGGCAAGGATTTCACCTTCACCCGCGGCCCGCTGAGAGGCACGCGTTACCGTCGCACCGGCGATAACGAACTGCAGATAGTGGAGGCCGACGGCTCGCTCGGCCGGATGATCTGCGTGCGCCAGTCGCGCGGCGGATAA
- the efp gene encoding elongation factor P, translating to MKISGVDIRPGNILEYEGGIWKVAKIQHTQPGKGGAYMQVEMKNLQDGRKTNVRFRSADTVERVRLDTKEFQFLYEDGDMLIFMDNETYEQISLPADLLGDARPFLQDGMPVQLELWEEKPISVQLPSQVEADIVEADAVVKGQTASSSYKPAVLDNGVRIMVPPHIESGTRIVVDVYEQTYVGKAG from the coding sequence ATGAAGATCAGCGGCGTCGATATCCGCCCCGGCAACATCCTCGAATATGAAGGCGGCATCTGGAAGGTTGCCAAGATCCAGCACACCCAGCCCGGCAAGGGCGGTGCCTACATGCAGGTCGAGATGAAGAACCTGCAGGACGGCCGCAAGACCAACGTGCGTTTCCGCAGCGCCGACACGGTCGAGCGCGTGCGGCTCGACACGAAGGAGTTCCAGTTCCTTTACGAAGACGGCGATATGCTGATCTTCATGGACAACGAGACCTACGAACAGATCAGCCTGCCGGCCGACCTGCTGGGCGATGCACGCCCCTTCTTGCAGGACGGAATGCCGGTCCAGCTCGAGCTGTGGGAAGAAAAGCCGATCAGCGTTCAGCTGCCGTCCCAGGTCGAAGCCGATATCGTCGAAGCCGACGCCGTGGTTAAGGGGCAGACGGCTTCTTCCAGCTACAAGCCTGCGGTGCTCGACAATGGCGTGCGGATCATGGTGCCGCCGCACATCGAGAGCGGCACGCGCATCGTGGTCGACGTGTACGAGCAGACCTACGTCGGCAAGGCCGGCTGA
- a CDS encoding inositol monophosphatase family protein, producing the protein MSMYSGLIRVMERAARKAGSRLRRDFGEVEHLQVSRKGPADFVSKADMRAERTIYDELLNARPDWGFVMEEAGTIEGDPTKPRWIVDPLDGTSNFLHGIPHFAISIAVQEPKLDGSGWGDVTAACIYHPINDETYWAEKSRGAWLHDGRLRVSSRSRTSDALIATGIPFQGAGNPAEWAKIYAAIGPEVAGIRRFGAASLDLAWVAQGRFDGFWESGLQPWDTAAGCLLVREAGGFVSDYRGRSQPIHAEQVLAANDALHSKLHKLLAGALKA; encoded by the coding sequence ATGTCCATGTATTCGGGCCTCATTCGCGTGATGGAACGCGCCGCGCGCAAGGCAGGCAGTCGCCTGCGTCGCGACTTTGGCGAGGTCGAACACCTTCAGGTCAGCCGCAAGGGTCCGGCTGACTTCGTGTCGAAAGCCGACATGCGCGCCGAGCGCACGATCTATGATGAATTGCTCAACGCCCGGCCCGACTGGGGCTTCGTCATGGAAGAAGCGGGTACGATCGAAGGCGACCCGACCAAGCCGCGCTGGATTGTCGATCCGCTCGACGGCACCAGCAACTTCCTCCACGGCATCCCGCATTTCGCGATCTCGATCGCGGTGCAGGAACCCAAGCTCGACGGGTCGGGCTGGGGCGACGTCACTGCGGCCTGCATCTATCACCCGATCAATGACGAGACCTATTGGGCCGAGAAATCGCGCGGGGCGTGGCTGCACGACGGACGCCTGCGCGTGTCCTCGCGTTCGCGGACCTCGGATGCGCTGATCGCTACCGGCATTCCCTTCCAGGGTGCGGGCAATCCCGCCGAATGGGCCAAGATTTACGCCGCGATCGGCCCAGAAGTCGCAGGAATCCGCCGCTTCGGCGCTGCCTCGCTCGACCTCGCCTGGGTGGCGCAGGGCCGCTTCGACGGCTTCTGGGAAAGCGGCTTGCAGCCGTGGGATACCGCCGCCGGGTGCCTGCTGGTGCGCGAAGCGGGCGGATTCGTCAGCGACTATCGTGGCCGCTCGCAGCCGATTCATGCCGAGCAAGTGCTGGCCGCGAATGATGCGCTGCATTCGAAGCTGCACAAGCTGCTCGCCGGTGCGTTAAAGGCTTGA
- a CDS encoding acyltransferase family protein, translating to MGLVRFLLAMAVLLAHLPTATVQFIHGGTAVQAFFVVSGFYMALILDGKYDDRRLFYSNRLLRLAPAYFAMLLIALVVVLAFEMTATATMDNHRDLYANPLSAIVLVFENIFVVGQHLLYWFMVDENGGLYLDPYGGLPTETTAVGWQGLLVPQSWSLSIELLFYAVAPWIAGRKAWVIMLIALASIGVRMAGMLLPVEFALWQGRLFITALFMFMFGMLAYRALPRVTTLPRWSHFAVLAAMIAMICFLPRTGWSPSVQSWTIYLGMAVGTPFAFAATRSFKLDRWIGELSYPIYLTHLVVVAGVLIYELPYPSWSAIAITLLLSAAILQFIERPVDRWRQARVASSKREREEMVPLAGLEPALR from the coding sequence ATGGGTCTCGTCCGATTTCTCCTCGCCATGGCGGTGCTCCTCGCCCACCTCCCCACCGCGACCGTGCAGTTCATCCACGGCGGCACGGCCGTACAAGCGTTCTTCGTCGTGTCCGGGTTCTATATGGCGCTGATCCTCGACGGGAAATATGACGACCGGCGCCTGTTCTACAGCAACCGGCTGCTGCGCCTCGCACCGGCCTATTTCGCCATGCTGCTGATCGCGCTGGTGGTGGTGCTCGCTTTCGAGATGACCGCCACTGCGACGATGGACAACCACCGCGACCTCTACGCGAACCCGCTCTCCGCCATCGTGCTGGTGTTCGAAAATATCTTCGTGGTCGGCCAGCACCTGCTCTACTGGTTCATGGTCGACGAGAACGGCGGGCTCTATCTCGATCCCTATGGCGGGCTGCCGACCGAAACGACTGCGGTGGGGTGGCAGGGCCTGCTGGTTCCCCAGAGCTGGAGCCTGTCGATCGAGCTGCTGTTCTACGCCGTGGCGCCGTGGATCGCAGGGCGGAAGGCCTGGGTGATCATGCTCATCGCGCTGGCCAGCATCGGGGTGCGGATGGCCGGGATGCTGCTGCCGGTCGAATTTGCGCTGTGGCAGGGGCGTCTGTTCATCACAGCGCTGTTCATGTTCATGTTCGGCATGCTCGCCTATCGGGCATTGCCCAGAGTCACCACGCTGCCCCGGTGGAGCCACTTCGCGGTGCTCGCAGCGATGATCGCGATGATCTGCTTCCTGCCGCGGACCGGGTGGTCGCCCTCCGTCCAAAGCTGGACCATCTATCTCGGTATGGCGGTCGGCACACCCTTCGCCTTTGCCGCGACGCGCAGCTTCAAGCTCGATCGCTGGATCGGGGAATTGAGCTATCCGATCTACCTGACCCATCTCGTGGTCGTTGCCGGCGTGCTGATCTACGAACTGCCCTACCCCTCGTGGAGCGCCATCGCGATCACGCTGCTGCTATCCGCCGCGATCCTGCAGTTCATCGAGCGTCCGGTCGACAGGTGGCGGCAGGCCCGGGTGGCCAGCAGCAAGCGAGAGCGGGAAGAGATGGTACCCCTGGCCGGACTCGAACCGGCACTTCGTTAG
- a CDS encoding helix-turn-helix domain-containing protein — MADNHREAEDEWILRADQLRALVSAVRTDIVDHLAGRGEMSIKELAEAIGKQPSALYHHLEQLLDVGLVVESGARVVNRKKEKLYRTPSRRMRLRKALESGEHADLMGQIVASLSRQADRDFSRGQAIPTARADGEHRNLGFFRLVAKPDAGRLEEINRHLEAIAELMWEENDAEAESMVLTWIMAPGN, encoded by the coding sequence ATGGCCGACAACCACCGAGAGGCCGAAGACGAATGGATCCTGCGGGCCGACCAGCTGCGCGCGCTCGTTTCGGCGGTTCGCACCGATATCGTCGATCACCTTGCCGGGCGCGGCGAGATGTCGATCAAGGAACTGGCGGAAGCGATCGGCAAGCAGCCGTCCGCGCTCTACCATCACCTCGAGCAGTTGCTGGATGTCGGCCTGGTGGTCGAATCGGGTGCCCGGGTGGTCAATCGCAAGAAGGAAAAGCTCTACCGCACGCCTTCGCGCAGGATGCGCTTGCGGAAAGCATTGGAGAGCGGGGAGCACGCCGACCTGATGGGGCAGATAGTGGCCTCGCTCAGCCGCCAGGCCGATCGCGATTTCTCCCGGGGCCAGGCAATTCCCACGGCCAGGGCGGATGGGGAGCATCGCAATTTGGGCTTCTTCAGGCTCGTTGCCAAGCCCGATGCCGGTCGGCTGGAGGAGATCAACCGCCACCTCGAGGCGATTGCCGAACTGATGTGGGAAGAGAACGACGCCGAGGCCGAAAGCATGGTCCTCACCTGGATTATGGCGCCGGGCAACTGA